The Saprospiraceae bacterium genome includes a window with the following:
- a CDS encoding peptidylprolyl isomerase translates to MALIGKIRNNMWLVVVLLALALAGFIIMDMTSGGSSNSFGSKTTLGKIDGNKIDYMDFQRAEQALYQGSGDVYGRRSSLWNFFIEKAIIDKISESTGIGVGSDELNELEFGANLSPVVQSFYTNPQTGQIDRAQLEEIKKAVDEGTVTNPEFAARFNELRKQVIKTQKQTKLNNLVAKSIYTPTWYAEALDKINNETATFEYVKIPFEYVKDTDVKLTDDDFSKYIKENETKYTNKEEVRNISFLVYDVVPTAEDSAKIKDQLNLLSTEFVNTKNDSLFAASNNGFYNKGAYSKKDELQGELKDKVGSLSTGQLYGPYVDAKMYILAKLVDKKVIADSAKASHILRSVAGNDPIQLAAANKHIDSVRAAITSGQTSFKDAAIANSQDPGSGANGGDLGTFVPGAMVPEFNEAVFNGKPGNLYKVTTQFGVHLIKVENLIYKTNEVKYNVAYLVQPLVPSEATQNAIKDKVMATLEKTKSIEELNKLATGDMKVEVAGGIKKNDHILSNLPSGQTSRDIIRWAFEDNTDVGKVSPELYTFADEANYVDSKYLIAALKSIDKPGIATVESVKSNIEALVKNAKKAEIIKSKMKGTDLNAIAGIFSDSLEVAENVSFGSASLPDGSFEPLLTGKVFSTKTGSLVGPVAGSSGVFMAKLTTKTPATTEAGAFMQKMMLTQQARGQVNFRLMEALKKNKDIDDNRFTFY, encoded by the coding sequence ATGGCATTAATAGGTAAAATAAGAAACAATATGTGGCTGGTAGTTGTATTGCTGGCCTTGGCATTAGCCGGATTTATCATCATGGATATGACCAGTGGAGGCAGCAGCAATTCATTTGGATCCAAAACTACCCTTGGAAAAATCGATGGTAATAAAATTGATTACATGGACTTTCAAAGGGCAGAGCAGGCACTTTATCAAGGTTCAGGAGATGTATATGGCAGGAGAAGCTCATTATGGAATTTTTTTATTGAAAAAGCCATCATTGACAAAATTAGTGAAAGCACTGGCATAGGAGTAGGAAGTGATGAACTCAATGAACTAGAATTTGGCGCTAATTTAAGCCCTGTCGTTCAATCATTTTATACAAATCCCCAAACCGGACAAATAGACCGTGCTCAACTGGAAGAAATAAAGAAAGCGGTGGATGAAGGTACAGTCACAAATCCTGAATTTGCAGCGAGATTTAATGAGTTGAGAAAGCAGGTGATCAAGACCCAAAAGCAAACCAAACTCAACAATCTGGTAGCTAAATCAATATATACACCAACATGGTACGCTGAGGCCCTTGATAAAATCAATAATGAAACAGCTACTTTTGAATATGTAAAAATCCCGTTTGAATACGTGAAGGATACTGATGTAAAACTCACAGATGATGACTTCAGCAAGTATATCAAAGAAAATGAAACAAAATATACCAATAAGGAAGAAGTAAGAAACATATCATTCCTTGTATATGATGTGGTACCTACAGCAGAAGATTCTGCAAAAATCAAAGATCAACTGAACTTACTATCTACCGAATTTGTAAATACAAAAAATGACTCCCTTTTCGCTGCAAGCAATAATGGCTTTTATAACAAGGGTGCATATTCTAAAAAAGACGAACTGCAAGGTGAGCTGAAGGATAAGGTTGGATCGCTTTCTACAGGTCAGCTCTACGGTCCTTATGTAGATGCAAAAATGTATATACTTGCCAAACTGGTAGATAAAAAAGTGATAGCAGACTCTGCAAAAGCATCCCACATACTGAGAAGTGTTGCCGGCAATGATCCTATACAGCTGGCTGCAGCCAATAAACACATCGATAGCGTACGTGCCGCGATCACTTCAGGTCAAACCAGTTTCAAAGATGCAGCTATCGCAAATAGCCAGGATCCCGGATCGGGCGCCAATGGCGGAGATCTTGGAACATTTGTACCCGGTGCTATGGTACCTGAATTCAATGAAGCCGTATTCAATGGTAAACCAGGTAACTTATACAAAGTGACTACCCAGTTTGGAGTACATCTCATCAAAGTAGAAAATCTCATCTACAAAACCAATGAAGTAAAATACAATGTAGCATATCTGGTACAGCCTCTTGTTCCGTCGGAGGCCACTCAGAATGCTATCAAGGATAAAGTAATGGCAACTCTTGAAAAAACGAAATCCATAGAAGAACTCAATAAGCTTGCTACAGGTGATATGAAGGTAGAAGTAGCAGGTGGTATTAAGAAAAATGACCACATCTTATCAAACCTTCCTTCAGGACAAACATCCAGAGACATCATCAGGTGGGCATTTGAAGATAATACTGACGTAGGCAAGGTATCTCCTGAACTATATACTTTTGCCGATGAAGCCAACTATGTAGACAGCAAGTATCTTATCGCTGCACTCAAATCGATCGACAAGCCCGGAATAGCCACAGTCGAGTCAGTAAAAAGCAATATCGAAGCTTTGGTAAAAAATGCTAAAAAAGCAGAAATCATCAAATCCAAGATGAAAGGGACTGACTTAAATGCAATTGCCGGTATTTTTTCTGACTCTTTAGAAGTTGCCGAAAATGTTTCTTTTGGTTCAGCCTCATTACCCGACGGATCATTTGAACCTCTGCTGACAGGAAAAGTGTTTAGTACAAAAACAGGTAGTCTTGTTGGTCCTGTTGCGGGTAGTTCAGGAGTGTTTATGGCAAAACTCACTACCAAAACACCAGCTACAACTGAAGCGGGTGCATTTATGCAAAAAATGATGCTCACTCAGCAAGCCAGAGGTCAGGTCAATTTTAGATTGATGGAAGCACTCAAGAAAAACAAAGATATAGACGATAATAGATTTACCTTCTATTAA
- a CDS encoding DMT family protein: MKPFYTIILLIISNVFMTLAWYGHLKFAEWKWSAKLSLFSIILISWGIAFFEYCFQVPANKIGFTGNGGPFNLWQLKVLQEVITLVVFTGFAVLAFKTETFRLNHLIGFIFLILAVYFIFKK, encoded by the coding sequence ATGAAACCATTTTACACGATCATTTTGCTTATCATTTCTAATGTATTTATGACATTGGCATGGTATGGACATCTTAAGTTTGCCGAATGGAAATGGTCTGCAAAACTGAGCCTTTTTTCGATAATCCTGATCAGTTGGGGTATTGCCTTTTTTGAGTATTGTTTTCAGGTACCTGCCAACAAAATAGGATTTACGGGCAATGGTGGTCCATTCAACCTATGGCAGCTGAAAGTATTGCAGGAAGTGATAACTCTGGTTGTATTTACAGGATTTGCAGTGTTGGCATTTAAAACAGAGACTTTCAGACTGAATCATTTGATAGGATTCATTTTCTTAATTTTGGCTGTATATTTTATTTTCAAAAAGTAG
- a CDS encoding serine hydrolase: MKSVTLFLVLLLSMVSCRKNDDTSQPLPSESMYFPSNTNFTWETTSLSSLGWNQNAVQTLKSFLIQKNTKSFMILVNGRIVMEEYFDGHKATTDWEWNSAGKSLLSATTGIAQQEGLLNIGNKAADYLGVGWSSMGIQKENLITIKNLLAMTAGNDDTKQLVIKPNLTYIADAGTRWAYSNIFQKLTDVVANASATSFESYFNSKLKNKIGMDGYWNFGTIFTIHHSTTRSMARFGLLALNKGKWNNEQVVNESFFIESTSSSQNINPSYGYLWWLNGKSSYMIPSEQTVFKGYLVPNAPADMYSAMGAKDQRIYVVPSKKMVIVRMGNVSDPANINFAVSGFDNELWGKINAVIN; encoded by the coding sequence ATGAAGTCTGTTACTCTTTTTTTAGTGTTATTACTATCCATGGTCAGTTGTAGAAAAAATGACGACACAAGCCAACCACTACCATCTGAATCTATGTATTTTCCTTCAAATACAAATTTTACCTGGGAAACCACATCTCTTTCAAGTTTAGGTTGGAATCAAAACGCTGTTCAAACTTTAAAAAGTTTTTTGATACAAAAAAACACAAAATCTTTTATGATACTCGTCAACGGAAGAATAGTGATGGAAGAGTACTTTGATGGACATAAAGCAACAACAGATTGGGAATGGAATAGCGCGGGCAAGAGTTTATTAAGCGCTACGACAGGAATTGCACAGCAAGAAGGTTTATTGAATATTGGAAATAAAGCAGCTGATTATTTAGGTGTTGGCTGGTCTAGTATGGGAATACAAAAAGAAAATTTAATTACAATTAAAAATTTATTGGCAATGACGGCTGGCAATGATGATACTAAACAACTTGTAATCAAGCCAAACCTGACATATATTGCAGATGCTGGAACAAGATGGGCTTACAGCAATATTTTTCAAAAATTGACAGATGTTGTTGCCAATGCCAGTGCTACATCTTTTGAATCCTATTTCAACAGTAAACTGAAAAATAAAATAGGAATGGATGGCTATTGGAATTTTGGAACCATTTTTACTATACATCACAGCACTACAAGAAGTATGGCAAGATTTGGGCTTTTAGCCTTAAACAAAGGTAAATGGAATAATGAACAGGTAGTAAATGAATCTTTTTTTATTGAAAGTACCTCATCCTCGCAAAATATTAATCCATCTTACGGGTATTTATGGTGGTTAAATGGTAAATCAAGTTATATGATTCCAAGTGAACAAACTGTATTTAAAGGCTATTTGGTACCAAACGCTCCTGCAGATATGTATTCAGCAATGGGAGCCAAAGACCAACGAATTTATGTAGTTCCAAGTAAAAAGATGGTGATTGTAAGAATGGGAAATGTATCTGATCCAGCAAATATAAATTTTGCAGTATCAGGGTTTGACAACGAACTTTGGGGTAAAATAAACGCAGTGATAAATTAA